In Embleya scabrispora, the DNA window GCGACCTTCGGCGTCACCGAACCGGTGAACACGAACAGCCCCTCGGACGTGCGCGGATCGTCGTCCGCCAGGGTGTCCTGGAACCAAAAGCCGCGCGCGGTACCGAAACCGCGGATGCCGGTGACCACACCGGGCACGCTCGTCACCCGCGCGCCCTTCTTCGGCGACACCCGCGTGGTGCCCTGGATGTCGTGGATCCGCGCACTGGTCGGCTCCGGCTCGCCGCCGCCCGGGTCGGTCGGACCCTGCCCACGCGCGTTGAGCGGCGTCGGCGCGCCCGCCGCGAAGTCGGCGCCGTTGTCGTCGGTGTCCGCGAGCGCCGAAGTGCGGGCCACCGAGGTGGAGTTCGTGGTGGCCGCCGCCGGGGTGCCCTCGCGGACCACCGCGTCGCCGTAGCCGACGACGTCCACGACCCGCCCGTCCGCGAGGCAGTCCGCGGCGGTCAGGCAGGTGAGCGCGGCGGTGCCGCGGACCAGGGCGACGGTGCCGGTGGTGCCGGACATGTTGATCGCGCCCGCGGCGTCCGGAGCGGGCAGCGCGACGGTGCCGCCCGCGCCCTTGGCCTCGCCGATCAGGTACCGGCCGCCCGGCGCCACCGAGCCGGTCAGGGCGGTGACCTGCCAGGCCGAGGTCGGCTTGGGCGCGGCCGGGAGGTATTGCACGCTCCAACCGTCGACCGCGACCGCGGCCGAACCCTTGTTGGCCAACTCGACGAAGTCGTTGGTCAGGGTCGCGCCGCTGTTGCCGCCACCGCCGTACACTTCGGCGAGCAGTACGTCCACGGCCGGCGCCGCGACGGCCGGAGCGGGCGCGACGACGAGCGCGGTGCCGGCGAGGGCGCCGGCCACGGTCGTGGCCACGACACCGATCCGGCGCCGCGATACCGACGCGGATCGTCGTCGAGACGATTGCTGACGGAATGTCACCCAGAGCCTCCGAAATGTGAAAGGGACAGGTTCGGGACATTCTCCGGACTCCGGGTGAACGGCGTCCATCGTTTGGGCGGCCCAAAGGGAGCCAAGGTTCACCCGGCGTCCGAATCTTTTCCGCCCGACCCCTTCGGGCCCGTCGGCCTTCACACAACGACGCGCCACGCGCCACGCAGCGCGCACAACGCAGCGCGCACATGCACCACGCACCACGCACCGCACCGCAGCGCCCGGCCCGTCGCAGCCGGCACGCATGGACATCTACGCGACGCCCGCGCGCCGCTTCGGAGATGGAGGCGGGATTCGAACCCGCGTACACGGTTTTGCGGACCGCTGCCTTGCCTCTCGGCCACTCCATCGGGACTACGAGGTGGAGACGGGATTCGAACCCGCGTGAACGGCTTTGCAGGCCGCTGCCTAACCTCTCGGCCACTCCACCAGGCCTTTGTGCTCAACCTTTGCCGCCGCCTCGGCCCGGGCGATCCGATGGGCCTCCGCACCGGATCGCCCGGCCCTACGGGGCTGCGCCGCCGGCCCCCTCCGTCCGGCCACGCACCCTCGAACCGGTCCCGCACCTCGGGATCCCCGTTACGCACGCGTCCCGACGTGCGCACATCCCACAGGACCGACACCGACCCGACCGAAGCCGGACCGGCGAACTCCGCGAACCTCGCGGGTCGTCCGGCTCACCCCAACGCGGCCCGATCCTGCGCCGACGCCCACTGCGCGGCGGTCGGCGACGCCGGCGATTCGGGGAATCGCCGCTGCCGGCTCTCCGCCAGCACCGCGAGATCCGTGGTCTCCCGGAACTCCGGCCGGCTGTACAGGTCACGCGCGTACGCCCACAGGTGCGGGTAGTCGACCAGCGTGCGCCCGTCCTCGGCGATCGCCGCCCGGTACGTCTCCGTGAAGCGCACCAGCTTCACCCAGAACCGGACGTCCGAGATGGTCAGCCGATCCCCGAACAGGTAGCGCTTGTCGGCCAGATGCGCGTCCGAGCGCTCCAGGGTATGGATCGTCTCACCCTCCTCCGACGTCCACAGTCCGCCCTTGCGCGCGGCGGTGGCGAAGTCGGTGTCGGTGATGTCGATCGCCTCGCGCAGATCCTCCGGGTACAGGTCCACGGCCTGTTCGCCGACCAACTCCGGGAAGGCGACGGCGAGATCGTTCGGGATGGCGTCGTAGGCGTTGGACACGATCCGCTGCGTCTGCCGATCCCACAGCGTCGGCACCGAGATGTGTCCCGCGTACCCGGGCACGGTCGCTTCGTACGCCTCCCGCAGCAGGGTGAACCCGTTCACCGGATCCGGGCCGAACCGCTCCCGGAACGCCCAGCCGCGGGCGTCGCGTTCCTCGTCCACGTACGACGCGCCGACGATCCCGGTGAGACCGCGCGCATGTCGTACGATCGCGACGATGTGCGCCCACGGGCAACCGTGCGCCAGGTACACGTGATATCGCCCGGCCTCCGCCGGAAACTCGGCGTCACCGATCGCTCCGACGAACGGATACTCCGGGTTCGTCACGCCGTACGGTCCGTAGCGGTCGAGATCGACGGGGCTCGCATAACCGAGTTGTATGGTCACTGACTTGCTCCTGTCACGAGTTCCAACCGATCGCCGCTCGGCTCACCGGTCCGCCTCCCGACCCGTGTCCCGGTCCGGTCGGCGGCGCCGTCGACCGCCCGATCCACCGTCGGATCGGCGGTCCGTACATGCTCCAATACGCCTCGGGCCAACGCGTCGTTGACCCGGAACGACGGTGCGTCGAAGCGCGGCCGGGAAAACCCCGCGCTCCCGGCACCGCCCGCCACGCCGTGCCCCACCGCGAACCGGTCCGGATGTACCGCGCCCCGCGCGTCGACCAACCTGCGGTCGCCGACCCGGGTCGCCAGTCGGCCCGTCGGATCCGCCGCCGCGTCGCCGCGCGCGGCCAGCCGGCGCAGCAGCGCGTCCCGGGTGCGGGCGAGCGAGGGCTCGGGCAACCGGGCCTCCACGAGCGCCCGGGTCCGTATTCGCGCCGTCGGCACGGTCGGACTCGACGCCCACCACGCACCCGCCTCCTCGTCGGCGGTGATCGTCACATCCTCGCCCAGGAAACGCACCACGCCGGCCCTGGCCAGCGCCGACATCTCCTCCAGGCGCGGCCCCGGCGGTCCACTGGCCAGGTAGCTGAAGAAGCCGAGAAGCCTGGGCACTTGCGCCAAGGACTGTGCACCGCCGTCGCCGCCGTCCTGGAGCCGCAGCAGTACCCCGTACACGCTCAACAACGCGTGTATCACCGCCAGATCCTGGCTGTACGCGGGATCGTGCCGCCGGGCCAGATCGCCCTCGATGTGCGCGAACATCCAGTCCTGCAAGGCGGCTTCATCGGCGAACCGCCGCCCCTGTATCGGCCGATCCAACCGCTCCGGGTCGAACCGGTCGGCCGGATCCGGCACCGCCCGGGCGACCACCTCGTCCGGATCGTCCGCCGCCGCGAACTCCGCGTCGAACTCCGCCCACTCCATCGTGGTCCGCTCGCCGTGCGCGGTGAACAGCCGGTGGTAGTGCGCGCCGGCCAACTCCCGGAGGATCAACGGCCACAGGTCCGTCGCCTCCCGCGCCGCGGCCACGGTGAAGTGGCGGGGGAGCGGCGGCCGTTCGCCCGCCCAGGCGTAGCCGGTCTTGGACCGGTACGGCACCCCGCGCCGCGACGCCGCCAGCAACAGCGGCTCGCGCCCCGACGGCCGATAGCGCAATACGCCCTCCGCGTCGCGCTCGAACGTACCGCCGCGTCCGTGGCTGAGCCGCACCATCAGATCGACGAACGCCAATCCGATCCCGCGAACCAACACCGGCTCGCCCGGGCGCAGCGCGTCCAGGTCGAGGTCGGCGGTGTACCCCGTCGGGATGTAGGCCAGCCCGTGCCGGCGGGCGAACCTGATCTGCTCGCGCTCGTCGGGCGAGGGTTCGACGTCCAGGTGGCCCTGGGCCAGGATCACCGCGTCCACCTGGAGCGGCGGCCTGCGCCCGGCCAGGTGCACCCGCTGTCGACGCGGTCCGTCGGTGACGTCCACCACCACCGTCTGGTGCACCAACACCCGTACGTTCGCCGGCGCACCCGCCACCGACGCCCGAAAGAACCAGGCCAGATAGGCGCTCAGCAACGGTCGGGACGGAAACGACGTCGGTGTGCACTCGGCCAACTCACGGGCGAACGGCGCCAGATCGTCCGAACCGCCACCCTCGCTCAGCTCCCGGGCACGCGCCGCGGCCCACTCGGCAAGCGAGGGTCCCGGCCGGATCGCCCCCGCGATCGTGGATGCCTCGTCGGTGAACAACGTGATGTCGGCGGCCAACGAATTGGCCCACAGCAGCGGCGACTGGGCCCGCCGCCACACCCGGCCCGCACCCG includes these proteins:
- a CDS encoding glutathione S-transferase C-terminal domain-containing protein — protein: MTIQLGYASPVDLDRYGPYGVTNPEYPFVGAIGDAEFPAEAGRYHVYLAHGCPWAHIVAIVRHARGLTGIVGASYVDEERDARGWAFRERFGPDPVNGFTLLREAYEATVPGYAGHISVPTLWDRQTQRIVSNAYDAIPNDLAVAFPELVGEQAVDLYPEDLREAIDITDTDFATAARKGGLWTSEEGETIHTLERSDAHLADKRYLFGDRLTISDVRFWVKLVRFTETYRAAIAEDGRTLVDYPHLWAYARDLYSRPEFRETTDLAVLAESRQRRFPESPASPTAAQWASAQDRAALG
- a CDS encoding FAD/NAD(P)-binding protein, which produces MPDHPSGRFRPVAVCIVGAGPGGASVLERLLANVPELLGDRPLHIHVVDPYPPGAGRVWRRAQSPLLWANSLAADITLFTDEASTIAGAIRPGPSLAEWAAARARELSEGGGSDDLAPFARELAECTPTSFPSRPLLSAYLAWFFRASVAGAPANVRVLVHQTVVVDVTDGPRRQRVHLAGRRPPLQVDAVILAQGHLDVEPSPDEREQIRFARRHGLAYIPTGYTADLDLDALRPGEPVLVRGIGLAFVDLMVRLSHGRGGTFERDAEGVLRYRPSGREPLLLAASRRGVPYRSKTGYAWAGERPPLPRHFTVAAAREATDLWPLILRELAGAHYHRLFTAHGERTTMEWAEFDAEFAAADDPDEVVARAVPDPADRFDPERLDRPIQGRRFADEAALQDWMFAHIEGDLARRHDPAYSQDLAVIHALLSVYGVLLRLQDGGDGGAQSLAQVPRLLGFFSYLASGPPGPRLEEMSALARAGVVRFLGEDVTITADEEAGAWWASSPTVPTARIRTRALVEARLPEPSLARTRDALLRRLAARGDAAADPTGRLATRVGDRRLVDARGAVHPDRFAVGHGVAGGAGSAGFSRPRFDAPSFRVNDALARGVLEHVRTADPTVDRAVDGAADRTGTRVGRRTGEPSGDRLELVTGASQ